Proteins found in one Mucilaginibacter gracilis genomic segment:
- a CDS encoding ArnT family glycosyltransferase produces the protein MNKIDASESDPNHNEQSSSKTITEGNAVKYTLILIALTFVVRVLIGAYTGLGIGESYYFRGAVTLSLSYFDQPPLFFWLSGIMIKLFGLSNLTLRLPAIILFAGTSWLLFLITRKFFNARSGFWAVLIMNLSAVFTIPVATWFQPDAPLMFFWLLATYFIIQLLMPNANAKPRTTAQEYGLWTLVGVFMGLATLSKYHVLFLFVGVLMFIIANKAQRRWLTHGGPYLAVLITLIIASPILWWNAHNNWVSFAFQGSRAVSDGKFVLHPDWFLRSFIGQACWILPWIWLPVMKQLFQSFKQRNSSLPYSFVFWTSVLPIIFFTVITLWADLQYHFHWQAPGYLMLFIPVGYAIDKNLSDPARARGTRRWLRFSASFTLITIAFLSLHMITGFWQWYGPKYIVTHTHLGIDDPTIEGTDYLDIKARFEKEGWMKNPKLFAGCTRWWLTGKVDWALKGQKPIVCFSFDPRNLAFLVDPGTLKGYDAVVIMQNDTTSLYQDVTPFFAKVKRVPDIIITRNGREEVHLATYYCTHFQLPKSPRGDLPVYYQLKGLPPFGHSLNGKD, from the coding sequence ATGAATAAAATCGACGCTTCCGAATCTGATCCAAATCATAACGAGCAATCATCTTCCAAAACAATTACAGAAGGGAACGCCGTAAAATACACCCTTATTCTTATTGCACTAACCTTTGTTGTGCGCGTACTTATTGGTGCTTACACAGGCTTAGGCATAGGCGAATCCTATTATTTCAGAGGAGCGGTAACGCTCAGTTTAAGCTATTTCGATCAGCCGCCATTGTTTTTTTGGTTAAGCGGCATCATGATAAAGTTATTTGGCCTTAGTAATTTAACGTTAAGGTTGCCTGCTATTATATTGTTTGCAGGCACAAGCTGGCTATTGTTTTTAATTACCCGCAAGTTTTTTAATGCCCGCTCTGGCTTTTGGGCGGTATTGATTATGAACCTGAGTGCCGTGTTTACCATACCGGTAGCTACCTGGTTTCAGCCCGATGCCCCGCTTATGTTTTTTTGGCTGTTGGCAACTTACTTCATCATACAGTTGCTAATGCCCAATGCAAACGCCAAGCCGCGCACCACCGCACAAGAGTATGGCCTTTGGACTTTGGTAGGTGTATTTATGGGCCTGGCTACGTTAAGTAAATACCATGTACTGTTTTTATTTGTTGGCGTATTAATGTTTATTATTGCCAATAAGGCCCAGCGCCGCTGGTTAACCCATGGCGGGCCGTATTTAGCGGTTTTAATAACGCTTATCATAGCATCGCCTATTTTGTGGTGGAATGCGCATAACAACTGGGTATCGTTTGCTTTCCAGGGATCGCGTGCCGTGTCCGACGGTAAATTTGTGTTGCACCCCGATTGGTTTCTGCGCAGCTTTATTGGCCAGGCTTGCTGGATATTACCCTGGATATGGCTGCCGGTAATGAAGCAACTTTTCCAATCGTTTAAACAACGCAACAGTTCGTTGCCGTATAGTTTTGTTTTTTGGACATCAGTTTTGCCCATTATATTTTTTACAGTTATCACCCTTTGGGCCGATTTGCAATACCACTTTCACTGGCAGGCTCCCGGTTACTTAATGCTTTTTATACCTGTTGGTTATGCTATCGACAAAAATTTAAGCGATCCGGCCAGAGCAAGGGGAACGCGCAGGTGGCTCAGGTTTTCGGCATCGTTTACGCTAATTACCATAGCCTTTTTAAGCCTGCACATGATTACCGGTTTTTGGCAGTGGTACGGCCCTAAATACATTGTAACCCATACGCACTTAGGTATTGACGACCCAACTATTGAAGGTACCGATTACCTGGATATTAAGGCCCGCTTTGAAAAAGAAGGCTGGATGAAAAACCCCAAACTATTTGCAGGTTGCACCCGCTGGTGGCTAACCGGCAAGGTTGATTGGGCGTTAAAAGGCCAAAAGCCAATAGTTTGCTTTAGTTTTGACCCGCGAAACCTTGCTTTTTTAGTTGACCCCGGTACCCTAAAGGGTTATGATGCCGTGGTGATTATGCAAAACGATACCACGAGTTTATACCAAGATGTAACACCATTCTTCGCTAAAGTAAAACGCGTGCCCGATATTATCATAACCCGCAACGGCAGGGAAGAAGTACACTTGGCTACTTATTATTGTACGCATTTCCAGTTACCAAAATCGCCCCGTGGAGATTTACCGGTTTATTACCAGTTGAAAGGATTGCCACCGTTTGGGCATAGTTTAAACGGGAAGGATTAA
- a CDS encoding acyl-CoA thioesterase yields MNFYTRKWVKPEDLNAHGTLFGGSLLSWIDEEAAIYTIIQLGTNGCVTKYMSEINFVNSAKQGDIIELGIKAVSFGRTSLTLTCEVRNKITLKTILTIDKIVFVSVDEKGVPVPHGKTEITYTDERLRED; encoded by the coding sequence ATGAATTTTTATACGCGTAAATGGGTTAAACCCGAAGACTTGAATGCACACGGCACACTATTTGGCGGCAGCTTGTTAAGCTGGATTGACGAAGAAGCTGCTATTTATACCATTATACAATTGGGTACCAACGGCTGTGTAACCAAATACATGTCCGAAATTAATTTTGTAAACTCGGCTAAACAGGGCGATATTATTGAGCTGGGTATTAAGGCTGTCAGTTTTGGTCGTACTTCGTTAACGTTAACCTGCGAGGTACGCAATAAAATAACCCTCAAAACCATATTAACTATTGATAAAATAGTATTTGTTAGCGTTGATGAAAAAGGAGTTCCTGTGCCACATGGCAAAACCGAAATAACTTATACCGATGAGCGGTTGAGGGAAGATTGA
- the aroC gene encoding chorismate synthase, which produces MAGNSFGQIFRITTFGESHGEAIGVIIDGCPAQLPIDMEYIQGELDKRKPGQSKITTQRKESDTVKILSGVFEGKTTGTPIAMLIPNEDQRSKDYSHNTDVFRPSHADYTYQTKYGIRDHRGGGRSSARETAARVAAGAVAKLLLKTQGIEILAHVSSVGKIDAPNVTITSAKEFLAIRESNILRCADPGTAVEMIDFIDSVRKDGDTVGGKVSCHILNCPVGLGEPVFDKLHAELGKAMLSINAVHGFEFGSGFSGSEMRGSEHNDIFVKNHLGDVKTITNFSGGIQGGISNGMPIEFKVAFKPVATIMHNQQTIDAAGNAAEISGKGRHDPCVVPRAVPIVEAMAALVIADHWLRNKNSHL; this is translated from the coding sequence ATGGCTGGTAATTCATTCGGACAAATATTCAGGATAACAACTTTTGGGGAATCGCACGGCGAGGCTATCGGGGTGATTATAGATGGCTGCCCTGCGCAATTGCCTATTGATATGGAATATATTCAGGGTGAGTTGGATAAGCGCAAGCCTGGTCAAAGTAAAATTACTACGCAGCGTAAGGAGAGCGATACGGTTAAGATACTTTCGGGCGTATTTGAGGGTAAAACTACCGGAACGCCTATTGCCATGCTGATACCGAATGAAGACCAGCGATCGAAGGATTACAGCCATAATACTGATGTTTTTCGGCCATCACATGCAGATTATACTTATCAAACCAAGTATGGCATCCGCGATCATCGTGGTGGGGGCCGCTCATCAGCGCGCGAAACGGCTGCACGCGTGGCTGCCGGGGCTGTTGCTAAATTGTTGTTAAAAACACAGGGGATAGAAATATTGGCCCATGTTAGCAGTGTTGGTAAAATTGATGCACCTAACGTAACCATAACAAGCGCGAAAGAGTTTTTAGCTATCCGCGAAAGCAACATTTTACGCTGTGCCGACCCCGGTACTGCTGTTGAAATGATTGATTTTATTGATTCGGTACGTAAAGATGGCGATACCGTTGGCGGCAAAGTGAGTTGCCACATATTAAACTGCCCGGTTGGGCTAGGCGAACCTGTTTTTGATAAGCTGCACGCCGAATTAGGCAAGGCTATGTTGAGCATTAACGCCGTGCATGGTTTTGAATTTGGTTCGGGTTTTTCGGGCAGCGAAATGCGGGGCTCGGAGCATAACGACATTTTTGTTAAAAACCATTTAGGCGATGTTAAAACTATCACCAACTTTAGTGGTGGTATACAAGGCGGCATAAGCAATGGTATGCCCATTGAGTTTAAGGTTGCCTTTAAACCCGTTGCCACTATTATGCACAACCAGCAAACTATAGATGCCGCAGGCAATGCCGCCGAAATAAGTGGCAAGGGCCGCCACGATCCTTGCGTAGTACCGCGCGCCGTGCCTATTGTTGAAGCTATGGCAGCCTTGGTGATAGCCGATCATTGGTTGAGAAATAAAAATTCGCACTTATAA
- a CDS encoding prephenate dehydratase yields MEKQKPRVAIQGIKASFHEEAAFKFFGEDIETVECNSFKQTFEKLQNKEADYVIMAIENSIAGAILPNYSLLMNYNFPVVGEVYLPIQLHLLAYPGVKFEDIKVVTSHPMALRQCLDFFDDYPHIKLVEGTDTAACAKRVHDEKLTDTVAIANALAAKLYELDVLERRIESNRTNYTRFLILTDMDNTEKIKADKASLCFQVGNQVGALAKVLNIFAEHDLNMSKIQSMPVLGKRNEYNFYVDVEWNEQQQYDIAIRQILKYTQNFNILGEYVKNDSPPAP; encoded by the coding sequence ATGGAAAAGCAAAAACCAAGAGTAGCCATACAAGGGATAAAGGCCTCGTTTCACGAAGAAGCGGCGTTTAAGTTTTTTGGTGAAGACATTGAAACTGTTGAATGCAACTCGTTTAAACAAACGTTTGAAAAATTGCAGAACAAAGAGGCTGATTATGTTATTATGGCCATTGAAAATAGCATAGCAGGCGCTATACTACCCAATTACAGCTTGTTAATGAACTATAATTTCCCGGTGGTTGGCGAGGTTTATTTGCCTATACAGCTACATTTACTGGCTTATCCGGGTGTTAAGTTTGAGGATATTAAAGTGGTTACATCGCACCCCATGGCTTTGCGCCAGTGTTTGGATTTTTTTGATGATTACCCGCATATTAAATTGGTTGAAGGCACCGATACCGCCGCCTGCGCCAAACGCGTACACGACGAAAAGCTAACCGATACCGTTGCCATTGCCAACGCACTTGCCGCCAAGTTATATGAGCTGGATGTTTTGGAACGCAGAATAGAATCAAACCGGACCAACTATACCCGCTTTTTGATATTAACGGATATGGACAATACCGAAAAGATAAAAGCCGACAAGGCTTCGTTATGCTTCCAGGTGGGTAACCAGGTTGGGGCCCTGGCCAAAGTGTTAAATATTTTTGCCGAGCACGATTTAAATATGAGCAAAATACAATCGATGCCGGTATTGGGTAAGCGCAACGAATATAATTTTTATGTAGACGTTGAATGGAACGAGCAGCAACAATATGATATTGCCATAAGGCAGATACTTAAATACACGCAAAACTTTAATATACTGGGCGAATATGTGAAGAACGACAGCCCCCCGGCCCCATGA
- a CDS encoding putative periplasmic lipoprotein: MKKIVLTLACATLLAACSGPQQNNVTIASNTTAGFDVNKLGEIVKTSTDPQVLEKAINDPKNNINNLDLDKDGKIDYLTVKEPGKNQLDVVDDTGNNQSITVASIKVDPTNNNTANLNIQGNPDYVGNNYMYHSSFSFTDFLLLSYLMRPHSYYVPMYHYGYYPSYYSRRTVVSNFRPTTSSAVSSPRRSSLSGSGSQRSFGTRNTSQGVRSGGFGSRRSSGFGSGSSSRRSYGSSRSFGRRR; encoded by the coding sequence ATGAAAAAGATAGTATTAACGCTGGCCTGCGCAACTTTGCTTGCAGCATGTTCGGGTCCGCAGCAAAATAATGTAACCATTGCAAGCAATACTACCGCAGGGTTTGATGTAAACAAACTTGGCGAAATAGTAAAAACCAGTACCGACCCGCAAGTTTTAGAAAAAGCCATTAACGACCCCAAAAATAACATCAATAACCTTGACCTGGATAAAGATGGTAAGATTGATTACCTAACCGTAAAAGAACCCGGTAAAAACCAGTTGGACGTTGTTGACGATACAGGCAATAATCAATCCATTACGGTAGCAAGCATTAAGGTTGACCCTACAAACAATAATACCGCCAACCTAAACATTCAGGGCAATCCGGATTATGTTGGCAATAACTACATGTACCATTCCAGCTTTTCCTTTACCGATTTTTTGCTGTTAAGCTACCTTATGCGTCCGCACAGTTATTATGTGCCTATGTACCATTACGGTTATTATCCATCGTACTATAGCCGTCGTACAGTTGTAAGCAACTTTAGGCCAACCACCAGTTCGGCTGTAAGTTCACCACGCCGCAGTAGTTTAAGTGGGTCGGGTTCGCAACGGTCATTCGGTACACGCAATACGTCGCAAGGTGTACGTAGCGGCGGCTTTGGCTCAAGGCGTTCGTCGGGCTTTGGCAGCGGTTCGTCATCCCGCCGCAGTTATGGCAGCAGCCGTAGTTTTGGCCGTAGAAGATAA
- a CDS encoding chorismate mutase has product MKLNFNIQPFNSWAKVTKEPFLIAGPCSAETEEQLVATAHLLAKTGRVSVLRAGIWKPRTRPGEFEGIGSIGLEWLKRAKAETGLPTAVEVATAKHVEEALAAGVDILWIGARSTANPFTVQEIADALRGVDVPVIVKNPVNPDLSLWIGALERVNNAGITKLAAIHRGFSSHEKTAFRNEPMWDLAISLKTHAPELPIICDPSHICGNRELIPYIAQKALDLDMQGLIIESHIDPSVAWTDAKQQLTPSALDELMGRLEIRKSGAGTPEVKDKLAVLRNEIDKIDDLVIQKIAERMQIAEKIGQHKKDNGITILQVSRWDEILNKRISYGKALKLSEEFTSKLLELIHSESIRKQTEIMNTDGIAGSQQEHLTHV; this is encoded by the coding sequence ATGAAACTAAACTTTAACATACAGCCATTCAATTCCTGGGCTAAAGTAACCAAGGAACCATTTTTAATTGCCGGCCCTTGCAGTGCCGAAACCGAGGAGCAATTAGTTGCTACCGCACATTTGTTAGCCAAAACTGGTCGCGTATCAGTATTACGCGCCGGTATATGGAAACCACGTACCCGCCCCGGAGAGTTTGAAGGTATTGGCAGCATTGGCCTTGAATGGTTAAAACGCGCCAAAGCCGAAACCGGTTTACCAACAGCGGTTGAAGTAGCTACCGCCAAACACGTAGAAGAAGCGCTTGCTGCTGGTGTTGATATTTTATGGATTGGCGCACGCTCAACCGCAAACCCGTTTACTGTTCAGGAAATTGCCGACGCGCTACGCGGCGTTGATGTACCTGTAATTGTTAAAAACCCGGTTAACCCCGATCTTTCTTTGTGGATAGGTGCTTTAGAGCGTGTTAATAACGCCGGTATTACTAAATTGGCAGCTATACACCGTGGTTTTTCGTCGCACGAAAAAACTGCTTTCCGTAACGAGCCGATGTGGGACCTGGCTATCAGCTTAAAAACACATGCCCCTGAGTTGCCTATTATTTGCGACCCAAGCCATATTTGCGGTAACCGCGAGCTGATACCTTACATTGCCCAAAAAGCACTTGACCTGGATATGCAAGGTTTGATTATCGAATCGCACATTGACCCATCGGTAGCCTGGACGGATGCCAAGCAACAGCTTACACCATCGGCATTGGACGAGCTTATGGGCCGTTTAGAAATCCGTAAATCTGGCGCCGGCACACCCGAGGTTAAGGATAAATTAGCCGTACTGCGTAATGAGATTGATAAAATTGACGATCTGGTTATTCAGAAAATAGCTGAAAGAATGCAGATAGCCGAAAAAATTGGTCAGCATAAAAAAGATAACGGTATCACCATTTTACAGGTTAGCCGTTGGGACGAGATATTGAACAAACGCATCAGCTACGGAAAAGCCTTAAAATTAAGCGAAGAGTTTACAAGCAAATTGCTGGAATTGATACACAGCGAATCTATCCGTAAACAAACCGAGATTATGAATACGGATGGTATAGCAGGTAGCCAGCAAGAACATTTAACCCACGTTTAA
- a CDS encoding nuclear transport factor 2 family protein, giving the protein MKKTFFLLTIMIAMAMGSRAQTKSETEVAAAVEKMRLAMISGQKADLDAVASEDLTYGHSSGKLQTKTEFMDSFLTKASVFVAITLTDQTIKVTGNTAIVRHKLAATTADGGKPGTVNLGIILVFIKQHSQWKLLARQAYKLPVA; this is encoded by the coding sequence ATGAAGAAGACATTTTTTTTATTGACCATCATGATAGCCATGGCTATGGGAAGCCGGGCCCAAACAAAAAGCGAAACCGAAGTAGCCGCCGCGGTTGAAAAAATGCGCCTTGCCATGATAAGCGGCCAAAAGGCCGACCTGGACGCCGTGGCCTCCGAAGATTTAACCTACGGACACTCCAGCGGAAAGCTGCAAACCAAAACCGAGTTTATGGATTCGTTTTTAACTAAAGCTTCGGTATTTGTAGCTATAACTTTAACAGATCAAACCATAAAAGTAACCGGTAATACAGCCATAGTGCGCCATAAATTAGCCGCCACAACTGCCGATGGCGGCAAACCTGGTACCGTAAACCTGGGTATTATACTGGTGTTTATAAAACAACACAGCCAATGGAAACTGCTGGCCAGGCAGGCTTATAAATTGCCTGTTGCATAA
- the aroA gene encoding 3-phosphoshikimate 1-carboxyvinyltransferase, translating into MQGNIIISKADKTLSGTIQLTGSKSECNRALIIEALSKGKVKVKNMSDAADAVTLKGVLNQESVVGSQKTEVRSQVVIMADGDSEPSKSEIVNLKSEIVNLKSEINIGPAGTAMRFLTAYLPLQDKNVVLTGTQRMQQRPIGVLVDAMRKLGAKIDYEINDGFPPIKIHSGFEQQTNRIAIKGDISSQYITALLLIASSLPQGLTLEIEGELTSKPYVEMTLAMLQQAGIAHTWAGNSIGIESQPFKETDLVVEPDWSAASYWYAIAALSNTAELFLPALKAYSLQGDSVITEIMANFGITSQFKDGGVYLQKEAKPILRKIFDFKECPDLAQTVIVVCAALGHDATFTGLETLKIKETDRIAALQNELAKIGVKLTEKGQVYKLDCSEKRIPEKVIIHTYEDHRMAMAFAPLALVIPQVEIEDPTVVEKSYPAFWSDLEKVGFSIKK; encoded by the coding sequence ATGCAAGGTAACATCATTATATCTAAGGCTGATAAAACACTTAGCGGAACCATACAGCTTACCGGTTCTAAAAGCGAATGCAACAGGGCACTCATTATTGAGGCCCTGAGCAAAGGCAAGGTGAAGGTAAAAAACATGAGCGACGCTGCTGATGCTGTTACGCTGAAAGGGGTTTTGAATCAGGAGTCGGTAGTCGGTAGTCAGAAGACGGAGGTCAGAAGTCAAGTAGTCATAATGGCTGACGGGGATTCGGAGCCTTCCAAATCCGAAATCGTAAATCTCAAATCCGAAATCGTAAATCTCAAATCCGAAATCAACATCGGCCCTGCCGGCACTGCGATGCGATTTTTGACCGCCTATTTACCCTTGCAGGATAAAAATGTAGTGCTAACAGGCACACAACGTATGCAGCAACGCCCCATTGGCGTGTTGGTTGATGCTATGCGCAAGCTGGGTGCTAAAATTGATTATGAAATTAACGATGGCTTCCCTCCTATTAAAATTCATAGTGGCTTTGAACAGCAAACCAACCGCATTGCTATTAAAGGCGATATCAGCAGTCAGTATATTACAGCATTGCTGTTAATAGCTTCGAGCTTGCCTCAGGGTTTAACATTGGAGATTGAGGGCGAACTGACTTCTAAACCGTATGTTGAGATGACTCTGGCCATGCTACAGCAAGCCGGCATTGCGCATACTTGGGCAGGTAACAGTATTGGCATAGAAAGCCAGCCTTTTAAAGAAACCGATTTGGTGGTTGAACCCGATTGGAGCGCGGCTTCGTACTGGTATGCTATTGCGGCATTATCAAACACTGCCGAACTATTTTTACCTGCTTTAAAGGCTTACAGCCTACAGGGCGATAGTGTGATAACGGAAATAATGGCAAATTTTGGAATTACATCGCAATTTAAAGATGGCGGCGTATATCTGCAAAAGGAAGCTAAACCCATTTTACGCAAGATATTTGATTTTAAGGAATGCCCGGACCTAGCTCAAACCGTTATTGTGGTTTGCGCCGCGTTAGGCCATGATGCTACCTTTACGGGATTGGAAACCCTTAAAATTAAGGAAACCGACCGTATAGCCGCCCTGCAAAATGAGTTGGCTAAAATAGGCGTGAAACTCACTGAAAAAGGACAGGTATATAAATTGGATTGCAGCGAAAAGCGTATTCCCGAAAAGGTGATTATTCATACTTACGAAGACCACCGCATGGCTATGGCTTTTGCCCCCCTGGCCCTGGTAATTCCACAGGTTGAAATTGAAGACCCCACGGTGGTTGAAAAATCGTACCCGGCATTTTGGTCGGATTTGGAAAAGGTGGGATTTTCAATTAAAAAATAA
- a CDS encoding PspA/IM30 family protein, with protein MSIFDRLFRIGKAEANAAVDKLEDPSKMADQILRELRANYQQAIQGEAEIKALALSHRASELQARNKAEEWENKTNGLLDRIESKQLDEAQGNDLAIKAAQAHADALKEAEQYKGMAEKEESAVSVMDLKIKQIKDQIEETENRAKMIQSRAKTAEVSEKINKTLSNVDTDGLMQTLNRMDERASAQEFRAAAYAQIEDSTLSTEQEINKALGAGGSSTALDAIKAKRLQQANTPKLLNNGNGFN; from the coding sequence ATGAGCATATTCGATAGATTATTTCGTATCGGCAAAGCCGAGGCTAACGCCGCCGTAGATAAATTAGAAGATCCATCAAAAATGGCCGATCAGATATTGCGCGAGTTGCGTGCAAACTATCAGCAGGCCATACAGGGCGAAGCCGAAATTAAGGCACTGGCACTATCGCACCGTGCAAGCGAGTTACAGGCCCGTAACAAAGCCGAGGAATGGGAAAACAAAACTAATGGCCTGTTAGACAGGATAGAAAGTAAGCAATTAGACGAAGCCCAGGGTAACGACCTCGCCATAAAAGCCGCACAGGCGCATGCCGACGCCCTTAAAGAAGCCGAGCAATACAAGGGAATGGCCGAAAAGGAAGAGAGTGCTGTTAGCGTGATGGATTTGAAGATTAAACAAATTAAAGATCAGATAGAGGAAACCGAGAACCGCGCTAAGATGATCCAATCGCGGGCAAAAACTGCCGAAGTATCTGAGAAGATAAACAAAACCTTATCAAACGTAGATACTGATGGCTTAATGCAAACCCTTAACCGTATGGACGAGCGTGCTTCGGCGCAGGAATTTCGTGCGGCGGCCTATGCCCAAATTGAAGATTCAACCCTATCAACCGAGCAGGAAATTAACAAGGCTTTAGGCGCAGGCGGTTCGTCAACAGCGTTAGATGCTATTAAGGCCAAACGCTTGCAACAAGCCAATACACCCAAATTATTAAACAACGGCAATGGTTTTAACTGA